Proteins from a genomic interval of Amphiura filiformis chromosome 9, Afil_fr2py, whole genome shotgun sequence:
- the LOC140161090 gene encoding serine/threonine-protein kinase Chk1-like: protein MEKKKKARNLENILIQERSERQKDNARLNDDIHRLRKELEDAKRRVSVLADRLAHEQTIRYRAVQEVVKVKPQTNSHIPKLDNSQLVDMNKTLGTGTFARVRVYQLQEEQVAVKICTKNPAKLTTVDLNASIIREANMMISFRPHPNIVHFRGYVQDVGHLRNSISTGISLVMDYVPGKSLWTLIKMASKDHRKRELHPWRNIMKDAADGLNFLHEMGILHNDIKEDNILIRQADNRPVIIDFGKATFRDNPTWKKYELSDEEEIKEWQNDYPWIAPELLEDKVEPSILTDSYSFGFVCCSVYEKTRSKDERLKSVWECLLRSHDRLTLLAVMHLLQ from the exons atggagaagaagaaaaaagctAGAAATCTAGAGAACATTCTTATTCAAGAACGAAGCGAACGTCAAAAAGACAATGCTAGGTTGAATGATGACATACACCGACTAAGAAAAGAATTAGAAGATGCGAAAAGAAGAGTTAGTGTATTAGCTGATAGACTGGCTCATGAACAAACGATCAGATATAGGGCTGTGCAAGAGGTAGTGAAAGTGAAACCTCAGACTAATAGCCACATCCCCAAATTGGACAATAGTCAGTTGGTTGACATGAATAAAACTTTAGGTACTGGTACATTCGCTCGGGTACGAGTGTATCAATTACAGGAAGAACAAGTGGCTGTTAAAATATGCACCAAAAATCCTGCAAAATTAACAACTGTCGATTTGAATGCATCAATAATTCGTGAGGCAAATATGATGATTTCTTTCCGTCCCCATCCCAATATAGTTCACTTCAGAGGTTACGTTCAAGATGTAGGACATTTAAGAAACAGCATTTCAACGGGTATATCACTAGTGATGGATTACGTGCCAGGGAAATCACTTTGGACCCTTATTAAGATGGCATCAAAAGATCACAGAAAACGTG AACTCCACCCCTGGAGGAATATAATGAAAGATGCTGCAGATGGCCTCAATTTCCTTCATGAAATGGGGATCTTGCATAACGACATAAAGGAAGACAACATTCTCATTAGACAAGCTGATAATCGACCAGTTATCATCGATTTTG GAAAGGCAACTTTCAGAGACAATCCGACATGGAAGAAATATGAGTTATCCGACGAAGAGGAGATTAAAGAATGGCAGAATGATTACCCTTGGATCGCGCCAGAATTACTGGAAGACAAAGTTGAACCTTCCATACTGACGGATTCCTACTCATTTGGGTTCGTATGCTGTTCCGTGTACGAGAAGACCCGATCTAAAGATGAGCGTCTCAAATCAGTTTGGGAATGTCTACTTAGATCACATGATAGACTTACATTACTAGCGGTCATGCATTTGCTTCAATAG